The window cttttaaaagaaaacttttgccACATTTAGGTTTTCTAGATGTAAAGAGGTTTCTGATCTATGATTAATAGAGATAGAAAATCACATCTTGTAATGCTCATTTATTAGAAAGAAGAATTATTGAAATGTCTTCTAGAAATGACTTTGAAATGGAATTAAGGCTGCTCCAGAGATGACACTGGGGCAACACCCATCCATGCTTGTTCTGTGGGCGAGAGGACATAGAGCAGAAGGCTGAGAAGAGGGAGACAGTTCTATGCCAGAGTGGTtataattagaatatatttttatattataacctTTGTCCTGTGTGTGCATTTTATTCCTCACTGCTCTCTAAATAGTTAACAATGCTAAGTACTTTTTGAAACATCTCTTCCTAGATATTCTGGAGTACCTGACATGTGAAAAGTAGGTAGTAAAAGGAcacattttaactttttgttaaaatttatataaaatattggcttttttgttttgttttttgttcctttgtaACAAAGGAACTccaccaaagctaaatatcaataaggggggggggggtataaggggtgtggatttttttttcaagaaatgagaattttgcattattgattgtggtggtgaatgtataaccatgtgattataccaagagccaccggttgtacacttaggatggattgaatggtgtgtgaataaaacagattttaaagatgATTAAAGggtagtaattaaaaaaaaatgctcaggaGCAAATTCACACTGAGGTTAAGAGGAATTTTGGTGATTAATGTTaataagttaatatttattggGTCAGGCATTATGTAAGTAACTTATATGGGTTATCTCATTGACTGCTCATGGCAGCTGTTACTATCCCCATCCTACAGAAGAAATGCAGAGTTAGGCAATTTGTTTGGGACCCGTGATTTTCAACCATAATATTCCCAAGCAGTGTGTGTATTTTGTGTCTGCCTGTGTGTGGCAAATACACATAacattaaatttacatttaaaccattttaaagtgcCCCATTCAGTTCATTAAatccattcacaatgttatgcagtcatcaccactatctagttccagaaTCTTTTCATGACCACAAATGAAAACCCCATACCCACTCCCTGCAACCCCTAGCAGCCACTGgtctcctgtcttttctgatTTGCCTATGCTGCATGTTTCATATAAACTGAATCATAtgatatgtggtcttttgtggctGTCTTCTGTTACTTAGAAAAATGGTTTCAACTTGGTTCATCCAAGTTGTGGCATTTAACTTTAGAAGGTGTAGTATCTAAACTTTTCTAGAgttctttctgctttcatctgAAAACATGTTTTCAAATGAACCAGGTTAAAATGCAGCTAAGACTTGTCACTGCGTAATTACACAAAAGCTGCTCAGCACTGTGTCCTCCCGGCCCCTGCTGGTCCCCCCttcctgcttcctccttcccccttccctggaGGGGGCCTAAGGGTCAGGCCTCTGGTGAAAGCAAGGACGGGACCTCCAAAGTCCTGTTTATCAGATCCAGATGTGGAGCTTCTGAGGGCAGTACCTACTATCACTTTTCTATATCCGCTCACCTCGGGGAGTTGGTCCAACCCAACCAGTAATAGAGACTCACTGTGCCAGTGATTCCTCCTAAGAATCTGGGGGGAAAGGGCAGAGTATGAAATGTGAAATGTGAATTCCACAAACTAACACAGAAACAAGCTACAGCTCTCCCTTCAGAATTGCTGACAAACCCTCACATGGCAGGATTTTTAGATctttattttcaacatttaacTGTGCAGGTGTACCCAGTGACTGTGTGACGGGATGTCACCTACACAGCTGACCTAGTAGGGTGTTCCCCAACTTTTTCTACAGCACAGCACTCACAAAGGATTTGTTCAGACTGCTGGAGAAAATAGGACTTAGAGACCTGGAAGAGACTGCTCGGGACAGGTGGTGACAGGTCTGGGTGTTCCAGCCACCCTGGGTCATGCCCAGCTAGCACCTGGAAGGCTAAGGCCAACAGCACAAAGCAAAGCACTTGAGGAGCTCTGCATTAGAGAATAAAAATTCAGGTAACCACGTGAGCTAACCTTTTCCCTGGAGCGCACTCTAAGAGTGAGTGTATGAGCCTGCACCTACTGCAAGTCCATCAGCAAGCAGTAGATGGAATAAATTGCCAAGAGGCCTTTTGGATAAACATAATCAAATTTGGTTTTCTATAATTCATAGTATAAGCGCCGCTTCCAGATTTaactattttaattcttttaagttTATtacaaaccatttttaaatgaaaattcaaattcTAGTCAAATTATTCAAATTTCAAGTGAAAAACTATCTTTAGAAAAAGCTACGGCAATCCAAAGTGACACTGAAGTTTATTTTTACACGTATATTAAAACAGataagagggcaggccacagtgcttcagcaggcagagttctcacctgccatgttagagatccgggtttgattccttggtgcttgcccatgcaaaaaaaaaaaaaaaagataaacagtaTTTTCCAAAGCACTATTACTCtgggaaataaggaaatatttctaaatacatttttttttagtactttaATTTAGCACTGACAGTGCAACAATAAGTTTGCAAAGCACAAAGTTTTCTACAGAACACTAACTATCCTGTGAGAATAAGCACTTAGTTTACCATAGTGCACAATACTGCCTCACACTGGATAATGCCACGTATCTGGTGAGAAAGCCTGATACCTTCAGACTAGGATGTGAGACATACAAACCGAATGGAAACCAAATGGATCAAGGAATGCTGAATAATGAATTCTTGTTGCATAAAATAATTGATGCAGATATATCTATCATTTTTAATGGTTACTGTGAAGCAGTATGATTTTACATTGTATTAGCTATTACTGACTtagtaaatgtaaagacatttatcaaaaaacaaatcaatattcCATAAAATtgtaagtaaaattattttttattttcacaaataaaaaaactcattACTGAATGTATGCGACACCACAGTTACATCTCTCTATACTATTACCTACATGCAACTTCCTTACATCTACTAAATCTCCAAAATTTCCAATGCCATTTCAaacaatattatataaaatgggatattttagTCACATAGTGCTACCTTGGTTGAGTTAACAGGTTATTTATTATCTGCTCATGTCAGAGCTGCCAATCACTGACTTCAAGTAATACCAGTATTTACTGAGTTTTACAGAAGCACTGAATACACTGTTTCCATTTCATATATGGTACTGTAATccaaaaaaaagtcaactgtgaaaATTTAGTTACCAGGTTAACAAGAACTAGGGCCTAAGATAAGCACATTCTACAGGCAGAACAATAAGCTGGcatcaaatattatttaaagttttGTCAGTAAATGGCATACAGCAAACATCAACGATTTTATGAAATAAGGACTGCACAAATACAGTGATATTAAATAAGACTTTTTTCTAtagtcaaataaaattaaatggctGTTTAGTTATTACTCCACTTATTATGGAAAATGTAGTTTCAGATTTAAAATGTGACAATGCAAGGAATAATTAGccatttccaaataaagaaaaaaacctcactgAACTATGTACCTAAGGAGTGTAAAGTATGATATGAGGTTTCAGTAActatttatttgaaaacaatattGATTCAGACAGGCATAATCTATTTAATCTATTCTTTATAATGAAATGCATATTCCCATATTATTAATAGTGTATGCATATTTTCCTCAGCATAATGGCATTTATTTCTCACAGAGTTGCTGTACGGATTCTAAGTTTATCTATGTAAATGCTCAGCACAAAGCCTAATATCTAGTAAGCTCTCAATCGACATACattactattttaattatttttattaagtgaACATATGTCTCATTATAATAGGAAATCTAACTAAAGCCCCCGGAGATCAAAAGAAGATAAACCTATAGACAAGTGACTTTTGTAAAAGTATTATGCATCTACTATTATGTTTGTGTATATACTAAACTAATTCGTTTTAAACATCTATTTTAAAGATGATACTATATCTACGTTTGTTTGCTAAGTATTTACAATGGGCTTTGGCCTAAAGCAATACAATCCTGACAAGATATGTATATTAGAAAACCATATAAAAGCACTGTATGCTGAAATTAGGTAGCAAAAGCATTTTAGTctaacttcttttaaaaagaagtagAGAGCTATCAGTAATTCAGGACAACTAACTCATTTAAgtttaaagttttttctttccACCATGCAATATTTGacatcttcaaaaaacatttttatcctGTCTTCTCTCATTTAGAAACACTAAGAGATGTTACAAAGTTCTGTCTTCTAAGTAAAAACCCCATTTAAAAAAGGTACTTGTAAAAATTATCGCAGGTTTATTGAGACTAAAATGAGGCACAGAGCTACAAGAATAGAATAAGTCCTTATATGATAATCTCAAAACACCTATAAATACTAATTTTCCAGTAAATTATACATTCTATTTTATGTGAAGAATTTGGTATGAGTGATTCTGATTCTTAACCACAAGTTACTTTTTTCCATcagaaaagataaatgactctaaACATAACAAGTCTGTGCTAGAATAAATATAATGGTAAGGGTTGAAATAACTGCCTCTGTTAAAAAACGATTCCTGTCATTCTTATGGTATAAAataagaggaaggaaaataaactttttttgtgaaaatagaaaaacatatcTGAAACCACATGATTCTGACccataatttaatatatttacctGAAACTACCAAGAGTTCAAAAGAGACCCAACTCCCAAACACACCCTTTAGAGGCACAATGAAATCTTTAGAATGCTGTCCTGATAAAAAACAAGAGCCTGGAAACAAAGCATGAAACATCTCTACTATATTAAAATCACaatcaaactgaaaggaaattcCCTctgaatataataaattattttatagtcTTCAAAGAAATCATTTTAAGAAATCTGAAGTCCCATGGTTTATCTTATCTAGTAGTACAGAAattaaaactgtacattttatcAACATGTTTTAGGAGATATGGCACCCAGTGTCCTTCTGAGGTTTGATATCTGGTTCTTTCAcaggttttacttcttcttcgGGTTTGGATTTGgtctaagaaaaaagaaaaatactgtgtAAGTACATAAACTaagattttgaaaagaaagacCCTATCTTTTCCATTTCAGACTTTTTAAAGATGCAATTTTAAATTATCCTACAACACTGACACTAACAAAGCTGTCTCAAAAGCTACATACCAATTCAAGAACTAACCAGAAAGCAACATTACAGGTAAGATGAAAACCTAGATTGGaagggaggaaaataaaaatcaacctaAAGATTCTCCTACTCCACATTCTTTCTGAGGAGAGAGTAACTGAGGGATTAATCTAGTATGTGGAATCCTTAAGTTTGAAAATAACTTAAGAAAGTAACAGAGTCTGCCTTTCAAGGCGTTATTTTAGAGGGCCAATAGGATCCAAAGATGGTTACGTTACAGAATAATGGTTTTAGTTTGGGAAGGAATATACACATAATTTCAAGAGGTAATGCGTGCAAAATCATTCCCATGCCTTTTCTCACAGATTCCTAGTTTGTGACAGGTTGTTAAACCTCAAATTTTCTACTTAACCACCACTTGATTTAGTACATGAAGATGCACTtagatattaataaataaaaagtcttaTTTTATCCCTAGTTGATTTCATGGAGTATTGATATTAAGTCACATCATCAAATACCCTACACTGTGCTAAATTAAAAAGACAAGTACTGTTACAGCAATACAAGGATGAACAAGCCATTCTTTTTAGACCCTTTCTCCCGCGCTATTCTTAGGAGTGCACTGGTGCATTGACAAGTTATAAAAAGGTAAAATGATGTCTTGAAATAGTGGTAGTCAACTATGTGAAAAATTAAGACAATTAAGACCTAAAGCTCTTACCTCAGAGAGTTCTACAACAGATTACATTAGGCAGTGTAACTGACTACTCTGACATTTATACAAACATATTTctactaataaagaaaaataacaaaatgctaactctctattttctttttaaatgtttaaaatggaagGGACAAAAACCATCTCGTACACTGTCATCCTTGGGTCTCTTGGTCAGATCAAATGCAGCCAGTGTTTCCGGTGTCCAGTGTGCACTTATAGGAGGAAATTCAAAAGGTACAGGCTCTACAAGACCATAATTCGCTTTGAGTTCCAGTTGTGGGGCTTCTGTTGGAATTTTTTGAAAGTAACTGTAAAAAGAGCAATTTAAGTAGCAATTAATTCATTTACTGAGTAACTATTTGAGTTCCTTACATGTCCAAGGCCCTTGGTGAAATGGCAATTTAATGATGGATGAGATAGAGAAGATTTCCCGCTTCAGGCACCTACAGCTGAACAGGTAGGACAATCAAGACACCCTGTGAATTACAATGCACTGTAACCAAAGCACTGATGGATATATGGTGCCTGGGGAACACAGAAGAGGGGCAATTAACCCAGACATGGGGGTTCAGGGTTGCTTTCCAAATGATGAAAGTTGAATCCTAAATATGTTGAAATAAGTGATAGGAGCTCAGTATAACTAGATTCAGAATTTAAGGGAAAGATTGTACAGAGGTAAAAGTAGGGACAAGATTAATTCCACCAACCTATACAGGTGGTGATCTACAGTATGAACAACCCTAATTTAAGAAGAGAAAGTTACTTGATTAAAGAGAGAAGGattgagagaaaaataattttcctgcTTTACAAGCAGCTGAAAGCCAGAGTGAGATGAATATGCAAAGGGAGTTGAGAAGATAAGTATAAAACAGAGAAGGAATGACAAGGAAACAAAGTTAGGAGGAAATTAGGATAGTACGGAAATGTCCTAATGAAGCGTCTTGTATGCTgataatccatatgttttgcatCTGCTTTTATATATCATCATTAGAGGTAGAATAAAATTTAGGTCCTATACAGCAGAATGTAATCACCAATTTAAATAGAAAGTTAATGCTAACCTAAGTGTAATTTAACAGAAAACATCTGGGAATAGAGACTTACAGAAAACATTATattactaaaatataaaatggctGTACTCACATAAATCCATTTTCTCTCTGACATTTTTCTAGGGTATTCTTCACAAGATTTCCAAGTTTCCTAAAGAACAAGTGTCCTGAAGGTTTGACTGTTGGTCCAGGTCCTTTGGTTTCCCCATATTCTTTGCATAAAGCTTCTGCTTTTGCATAAACTACATGTGAAAGGAACATAAAGCTGTTTGATTATACTTAATTCTTGCTTAATTATACTTAAAAGGCTTTAAACTAGAGATAGTGAGGAATTTTACCCTCTGTATGTACTAGATCAATACCAATAATAAAAGTATAAGTGGAAGATGGGTGTTTTCCACAGGTTCTAggttttaagaattttttgttcCTCTAAttattttacctattttattCCCTTTCATGAGCACAGCCAAAATCTCTTTTACTGCCCATTCCTATTTATGAtaaaacatttgatttttaaaaggaagttaaGATTTTGGTGGGAATACttacatttttctgcttcttggaGAGACCTGATTGCTTCACCACACTTATCACTAGCCAACAAAGTCTGACCATGATAACAGTAAGCCTGATAAAAGAAGCAAAATTGTATTCATTTTATTCCCAAATCATGTTTTCTACtatcatttttttatatatgcatcAGATGAATAAATGCCTTTGATCACTGTTAGAAATATCAATGCTATGCCTCACATTTCTTTACATATGTAAGCTTTTCCCCATCTCTGCTCAATGGAATGCATATAAAAGGTGGAATTACGTCACGCCTTGAGCCAAACTAGCTTCCTAACCATAACCTGAGAGCAAAAAGTATTTAATGAAACCTGTTTTAAAATTACAGCATACTAGATAAAGGATGGAAATTCCTATGCTAATGTAGAGGAAGAGGGAGGGTTCTGAGGTTAAGGATGAAAGAGGTTTTCAAGAGAAATGTGTAACAGCCCAAAGTAGGACATGTTCACTCTTTATATAGCTACATAAATGCAGGGGTTACACATGGTCTTACACAGTCCATTTGAAAACTGATTataaggtttaaaaaataaagaaatagaaataatatacTTAGACCTGAAAAACACTTTTGACTATCTCTCACATGCTATTCTGAACAACAAAACCAATACATTTGTTTGGTGGGAATAAGACTGATAATTTCCAAAAGGAGACTTATTGACAGTTCTTTACCAACCCAGGTGATATTTCACATGGTGTGCCTTAAGAACAGACTTAgtaattgtagaattgtaacccatatcaaattctgaaatctattctacaaataattgttgctatgtgctttgaaatttattgctttcttgcacgttatttttcacaaaaaagaaaaaaaaattgtgataaatgcacagcttatgatgatattgtgaaccactgattgtacactttggatgattacatggtatgtgaatatataatataccataaaaataaataatttaaaaaaaagaatatgcttaGTAAATATATTTCTCAATGTGGGATGAAACATTTGAGAGGACCCTCATTAAGTACGCAGAAGGTTCTAGCCTGAACATGACTTTTTAATCAAATGGTAGTTGCAGCGCTGTAATTTGGTCCTAAAATTCTATATTATCTCTTTCTACCTACTTGAGTCCACAATGGCATTGACTGTCAGTGAACATTACTGAAAGCTGTCTATTAATTGTAAAATGCTAATGATGAGTTTGGGGAGATGAGAGATCTGGCACTGAAAGGTTGAACAGGTACTAGTTAACACTGCTTTTAGGGTTATAGATACTTACATAAGCTGTGTAGAAACACATTTTCAAATGaagatattttctccatttcacagaGTATACAGGCTCCAAACTGGATAAAGTATGATCtaaagttacattttaaaaagcaaaatataattttaccCTGATTCACTAGAACACATTCATGTGTTCTGATGCTAAAATCAGAATGCCATTCAAGTCTAAAACTCAAGCATTCATACATATCTTAAAAACCTGCTTTATTTAAAGTAGTTATTTTCTTATAACTGCGTTTCAATCTACATAATAGGATTGGTTACAATACCATGGCATCTCTTTGATTTGTTAAGATTAAGATAATGGTAATAGATGTCACTAAGAACTTCAAAATAAATactgattattttattattaattttaacattttttcttaacATAGCAATGCAGAGAGAAGTCTAGTCCACCAATGTCAGAAACATGGAATATACTCTCCTAATATTCATTTGCCCTTTCCATCACTGAAACTTGTATATATCCTACACAAGCTCACATATACACTCATATATCCTACTAAACGTGTCTCCAATCTATTTCCCTCCCTACATTTCCTACTTTGTTGTCTTTGTCAgtttcatcatttcttttataGACTATAGCAATTTCTTCCTAAGTGCCAAGTAGAATCAGCCTTCACCCAGCAATTCCATCTTCCATATAACTACAGGGACCTTTCTTAAGTTCAAATCTAATCAAGTCAGACTTAATATCTTAATGGATCCCAAATATCTACAGATCCTTAGATACACTTAAAACCAATTTCTAATCTCACACATATATAGCTTTCCAACCTTTTCTCTTAAGCTTATCCAGTGCTTCAGCTAGCAGAAACTGTCAAAAGTCCCCAGAATGTGCTTGGCTCTTTTATCTCCGTACATACTACAGAATGTCTTTCTTCCTCCATACTCCAAAAATACTAGCAATGTTTAAGcttgtatttatatttcaaaaaaaaggcCAAAACACCACCTTCCTATACAAAGCCTTCTCTACCATACTCAGGTGATTTACTACATTATTTCACTGCTATAAGAATTTATTAGATATAACTGAATATAGGTATAATTATACAATTAGCTATAATTGATTAAAAAGTTTTGTTCTCCTTTCCATTAGAACACTTAGGTAGCTTATTAACTGTAAACAGCTCTagttctttcttatatttttcataaaattaattaaataatgtaGATTACTATTACAGTTTTGCAAATGATGAAACATTCtgagaattattttgttttctcagttCCCTATTAAgccaagaatatataaatctgaaagCCTAAAGACTAAAAGACATAATACTAAAATCATAAGCTTACCAGCTTTTTGATAGAAATTGGCTGTTTCATATGCCAGTGCAGCAATTAGTCCAGGAGCATGTTTTAGTTCAATTGCTCGAGCAATTGTTACTGTAATCAAAACCAAATAAAGTGAATCTATGATTAAAGTTACTTGCATTTACCCTAAGTTCAAGGATAGCAGCAAAAGACACTCTTACAGTCTTCACATTGGAATTTTAGTACAGATTGTTAGAAcagttttaatatgaaaaataaattgcagaaaatggaaacacaaacaCTACGAGTGTATTGACTCTGATAGCATTTGCTTAAATAAATCACTACCTAATCACTACAAAATAGCAGGATGTGCTAGAAACCTAAATATTTCCAAGGCATCAGAGGTttgaagtaaagaaaaacaaaagtaagttttatttgttttcacttattcccattttatttccTGCCATTGAAAGGCAAAGATTTCAAGGTAAGCCATATAGTAGCAACCGCAAATCAATTAGTGCAGATGTCTGAGTCTAAGAGCAGGGACTTGGCTAAAATAGAAAACACCAAACCAAGAATTCTGCCTGTCCTGTAATGTCTCCATTATCAGCAACTATCTGAGGTCGACACTAAGCCAAGGGGAGGGGATTTGAGCAgcaaggaagagagggaaaagacaagttaaagaataaattttatgCTGTCAGAAATGGCATGAAATCAAAATCTCTTAAAAACGAGTCATAAACTATAATGCCTGTTCCTGCTAGCtaagagaggaggaaaagctacagTAAAGTTATTCCTCACTATAAATTTATCAAAACCTGAAACTCAATTCCAGCTAAccctgattttaaaacagaaGAATTAAATGCCAAGACAGGTATTCTTCAAGGAATTTTATAACATTTAGGGTTACCTTCTTGCGCTTCAGCCTGACACTGGATAACATAAGCTTCAATGAGCCGTGTCTCTAAATCCCTTCCCTTTTCTGCAGGTGTAAGAAGTTTTGGGATATGATTttcctgagagagaaagaaaaaagaaaaaagccaaattGTATTTTAATCCAGTTGttagagaggaagaaaatggaagTTACAGATACTCAATTTGGAGAAATACCAGAAATTTCAAAGGCAAAAGAAAACTgcataaaaagagaataaaaactcTTGTATAGCATACAGCCCAGCTTTTATAGGAACAAGAAACACAAAATCAGAATGTGGATCATAAAAGACTGCTTAGATCTTTAACTGGAATAGTAACCCAAGTTCCCCTTTGCATGGTAGCCTGAAATATGCATTCACATTAATAAatgaagatataaagaaaaaatactacTCACAATTCTATAGTTAACTCAGGACCACAGCTGTTAAATCATTATAAAAGAATCTTATTTCATCACAAGAGAACCCAAGATTGGTTTCCAGTAGGCCTTCAGCATATAGAGGATTAATGAGAATGAAGTGGGGGAAGGGGGATTCTTACTGGAAAATACAATACTCTTTCTCCTAAACCCCATCACATCTCCAGGCAATTTAATATAACTAGTCTGTATTGACTGCACCTCTAGCCTTTTCACTAAGAAACAGAGAATACAATCAGTTCAGTTTTACAAAATCATGCCTGCTCTTGACAGTTCCTACAggggaaaatgaaaaatggtaaGAACTGTCAATTTTCCTGATTCTTTTCTCCTATCTTttgaaaagagatagaaaaataagCAGTGTATTACAACTTGgattctctaatttaaaaattcactggTTTTAAGACTAAATTAAGACGTTTGATATTCTGTAATTGACAGCTCTCATCAATAAGGTAGTTACCATAATGAAAAGAGAATATACACTAGCTCTTTTTACCCAATGAAATAATTTCTCCCCAcctccaaaaaaaaggaaaagcaatttaaaaattaaagcataaagAATATACATAACTTTTTacctttaaatgtttaaaaatcccaGCTGCAATTTTTAAGCTTCGATGGACTTCTTTTGCTTCATCTTCTATTATGCTTAAAGATAATGGTTAGATTAGTTAGAGGATAAACATGATTTCTAGCATTAAAACCAACAATTAGTAAATTCTCATAAAAGCAAATTAGTCATTTGTGTTTCTCACTCCTGGctttattcattttgaaaattttaattatggCACTTAAAAGTAACAAATACATATATGATAATAGCCAAAGATCAGATATGATAAATGGAAAAACCTGCCTGAAGGTTAACTCTGAACAAAAGTTTCTTGTTGTTCCTTCCAGACGTCTTCTGTGTATATACAATAATAATATACACTTAATGCAGCCACACTTAAAACCCACATGCATACACAACAGTAACTATATTCACCACTCTGCCTAACATTCTGTAGAGATAATTTTACATCAGTACATAAAATTTAACttcattctttaaatgtttgcatATTATTCCCaagtatggatataccataattaATTTGCCAGTTTCCTATTGCTAATATCCACTTCTACTAACCCAAAAatcatatctcattttattttgccattctttaattctttaagcATCTTCGTACATAATAAGTCTTTTGTAATTGTctctgttaactgccttttgatGTCCTTTGCTCATATTCAAT of the Tamandua tetradactyla isolate mTamTet1 chromosome 2, mTamTet1.pri, whole genome shotgun sequence genome contains:
- the BROX gene encoding BRO1 domain-containing protein BROX isoform X1; the protein is MTHWFHRNPLKATAPVSFNYYGVAAGPAASKVCNDLRTSRARLLELFTDLSCNPEMMKNAADSYFSLLQGFINSLDGSTQESKLRYIQNFKWTDTLLGQIPSSQQDAVFELISMGFNVALWYTKYASRLTGKENIIEDEAKEVHRSLKIAAGIFKHLKENHIPKLLTPAEKGRDLETRLIEAYVIQCQAEAQEVTIARAIELKHAPGLIAALAYETANFYQKADHTLSSLEPVYSVKWRKYLHLKMCFYTAYAYCYHGQTLLASDKCGEAIRSLQEAEKFYAKAEALCKEYGETKGPGPTVKPSGHLFFRKLGNLVKNTLEKCQRENGFIYFQKIPTEAPQLELKANYGLVEPVPFEFPPISAHWTPETLAAFDLTKRPKDDSTKSKPEEEVKPVKEPDIKPQKDTGCHIS
- the BROX gene encoding BRO1 domain-containing protein BROX isoform X2: MMKNAADSYFSLLQGFINSLDGSTQESKLRYIQNFKWTDTLLGQIPSSQQDAVFELISMGFNVALWYTKYASRLTGKENIIEDEAKEVHRSLKIAAGIFKHLKENHIPKLLTPAEKGRDLETRLIEAYVIQCQAEAQEVTIARAIELKHAPGLIAALAYETANFYQKADHTLSSLEPVYSVKWRKYLHLKMCFYTAYAYCYHGQTLLASDKCGEAIRSLQEAEKFYAKAEALCKEYGETKGPGPTVKPSGHLFFRKLGNLVKNTLEKCQRENGFIYFQKIPTEAPQLELKANYGLVEPVPFEFPPISAHWTPETLAAFDLTKRPKDDSTKSKPEEEVKPVKEPDIKPQKDTGCHIS